The Methylomusa anaerophila genome has a segment encoding these proteins:
- the cydD gene encoding thiol reductant ABC exporter subunit CydD: MIDRNLGREAMGQWRLTAIVAGLGMAGGILAVLQAAFLSQIINGVFLEAKDLAAVRQLLIVLAAIIFIRAGSVWLEGVLAFRLATVIKVAVRQRLASHILHLGPVALSHQSGGELINVLGEGVENLEAYFSRYLPQLVRAAIIPALILLVVGPLDITSALIMLVTAPMIPVFMILIGRLAERMNVRQWAVMQYLSAHFLDVLNGLLTLKVFNRSREQAEVIARLSGQFRDATMEVLKVAFLSALALELLATISTALVAVTMGIRLLYGDITFYSAFFVLLLAPEYYLPLRQLGTHFHAGLAGKTSAADIFRLLSLTGGGLTGGSASLPVREKVSIGFREVSFTYPGKDRPAIERLSFHLEPGEKVALVGPSGAGKSTVISLLLGFIVPDAGMITVNNIRLSDMNRSDWLKNVAVVPQRPHLFFGTVAENIRLGKPAAAMDEVMAAARLAGVHDFVLDLPQGYDTVVGEGGRGLSGGEGQRLAIARAFLKDAPVIILDEAASSLDPATESAVQAAMDKLLVGRTALIIAHRLTTVRQVDRILAVSEGKIAESGSHRELMAYKGLYYQLVTAFKGDYDLH; encoded by the coding sequence GTGATTGACCGGAATTTGGGACGGGAAGCGATGGGACAGTGGCGGTTGACCGCCATTGTGGCGGGGTTGGGAATGGCCGGCGGCATACTGGCTGTGCTTCAGGCCGCATTTTTAAGCCAAATCATTAACGGCGTTTTTTTAGAGGCAAAAGACCTGGCCGCTGTCCGGCAACTGCTGATTGTACTGGCGGCAATTATATTTATCAGGGCCGGATCGGTCTGGTTGGAGGGAGTGCTGGCTTTCCGCCTGGCAACGGTGATAAAAGTGGCGGTGCGGCAGCGCCTGGCAAGCCATATTTTGCATCTTGGCCCGGTGGCGCTTTCGCACCAATCCGGCGGTGAGCTGATCAATGTTTTAGGCGAGGGAGTGGAAAACCTGGAGGCATATTTTTCCCGCTACCTGCCGCAACTGGTCCGGGCGGCCATCATCCCGGCACTGATTTTGCTGGTAGTTGGGCCGCTGGACATTACTTCCGCTTTGATTATGCTGGTCACAGCGCCGATGATTCCGGTCTTTATGATCCTTATCGGCCGCCTGGCCGAGCGGATGAATGTCAGGCAGTGGGCGGTCATGCAATATTTGTCTGCTCATTTTTTGGATGTGCTGAACGGTTTGCTGACTTTGAAAGTGTTCAACCGCAGCCGGGAGCAAGCCGAAGTCATCGCCCGCCTGAGCGGCCAGTTCCGGGACGCCACCATGGAGGTTCTCAAAGTGGCGTTTTTGTCGGCGCTGGCGTTGGAGCTGCTGGCCACCATCAGTACGGCGCTGGTGGCGGTGACCATGGGAATCAGACTGCTTTACGGGGATATTACCTTTTACAGCGCCTTTTTTGTACTACTGCTGGCGCCGGAATATTACCTGCCTTTGCGGCAGTTAGGAACCCATTTCCACGCCGGCCTGGCGGGTAAAACTTCAGCGGCGGATATTTTCCGCCTGTTGTCGTTAACGGGTGGCGGCTTAACAGGCGGCAGCGCGTCTTTACCGGTACGGGAAAAGGTAAGTATCGGTTTCCGGGAGGTTAGTTTCACCTACCCGGGAAAAGACCGTCCGGCCATAGAAAGACTGTCTTTCCATCTGGAGCCGGGGGAGAAGGTTGCCCTGGTTGGGCCCAGCGGAGCGGGGAAAAGCACGGTGATTAGCCTGTTGCTAGGCTTTATTGTCCCGGATGCCGGCATGATTACGGTTAACAATATCAGGCTGAGTGACATGAATCGGTCCGACTGGTTAAAGAACGTGGCGGTGGTACCCCAGCGGCCCCATTTGTTTTTTGGAACAGTGGCGGAAAACATCCGGCTTGGCAAGCCGGCGGCCGCCATGGATGAGGTGATGGCAGCCGCCCGGCTGGCCGGAGTTCACGACTTTGTTCTTGATTTGCCCCAGGGGTATGATACCGTGGTGGGAGAAGGCGGCAGAGGTTTAAGCGGCGGGGAAGGACAGCGCTTGGCTATTGCCAGGGCTTTTTTAAAGGATGCGCCTGTTATTATTTTGGACGAAGCGGCAAGCAGTCTTGACCCAGCCACCGAAAGCGCGGTTCAGGCGGCAATGGACAAGCTGCTGGTCGGTCGGACGGCACTTATTATCGCCCACCGGCTGACAACGGTGCGGCAGGTTGACCGCATTCTGGCGGTGTCAGAGGGAAAAATAGCCGAGAGCGGCAGTCACCGGGAGCTGATGGCGTATAAGGGGTTGTACTATCAACTGGTTACAGCTTTTAAAGGGGATTACGATTTACATTAA
- a CDS encoding PAS domain-containing sensor histidine kinase — MDYFSLSILCAMAGTLSIILLYIYLFSLYRERYMGVWIISWLSFSLRLALFDSGLFDWKQSLLIFVIYQMMYNSTIILFLWGHYLFIGRKLNRRWLYGAGSIFMLSLTSAFVELPFLLQHILPALFATSILINIGLSFIYDLKIKGAGNYITGYAFILWGLLTAATPYTLGAGIGWVVSLHYTIAGIIRLIIASGTLLVYFEKTRADLLSRESYYRLLTENAVDVIYRYNLLPEPEFEYISPSMLEVTGYSPAEYYENAQLMRNLTHPDDLPLHDDFVANPWKYSRLPLTLRLIRKNNKIIWIEKKCIPTYDEKGNLLCLEGIIRDVTARKELEQLAARADQMNLVGEMAASVAHEIRNPLTTVRGYLQMMQGKAEFSDYTGRFDLMIEELDRTNSIVSEYLLLAKDKRAELKNCCLNTIIERLFPLMQADAATANVAISLDLQNIPQLNLDENEIRQLILNLVRNGVEAMPQGGELTISTSLGGNKVVLAVGDQGSGVPAHILENLGTPFLTTKNTGTGLGLPMCYRIATRHNATINVKTGKQGTTFFVYFAAGAAA, encoded by the coding sequence TGAGCGGTATATGGGAGTCTGGATAATAAGCTGGCTCAGCTTCTCTTTGCGGCTGGCCCTTTTTGACTCCGGATTATTCGACTGGAAGCAATCCCTGTTAATCTTCGTTATTTATCAAATGATGTACAATAGCACAATTATCCTATTTTTATGGGGGCATTATCTTTTTATCGGCAGGAAGCTTAATCGCCGGTGGCTTTATGGCGCCGGCAGCATTTTCATGTTAAGTCTTACATCTGCTTTTGTGGAATTGCCGTTTCTTTTACAACACATCCTGCCGGCATTGTTTGCCACTAGCATACTTATAAATATAGGCTTATCTTTTATCTATGATTTAAAGATAAAAGGGGCAGGCAATTACATTACGGGCTATGCCTTTATCCTCTGGGGCCTTCTTACCGCGGCTACTCCTTATACCCTTGGCGCAGGCATAGGTTGGGTAGTTTCATTGCATTATACCATTGCCGGTATTATACGGCTGATTATTGCTTCCGGCACCTTACTGGTGTATTTTGAGAAAACCCGGGCGGATTTGCTTAGCAGAGAATCTTACTACCGGCTATTAACGGAAAATGCTGTTGATGTAATTTACCGCTATAATTTGCTGCCGGAGCCTGAATTTGAGTATATCAGTCCTTCCATGCTTGAGGTCACAGGCTATTCCCCGGCTGAATATTATGAGAACGCTCAATTGATGCGCAATTTGACCCATCCGGATGATCTGCCGCTGCATGACGATTTTGTTGCCAACCCCTGGAAATACAGTCGTTTACCCCTTACTCTGCGTTTGATTCGTAAGAACAATAAGATCATATGGATTGAAAAAAAGTGCATCCCAACCTATGACGAAAAAGGCAATTTGCTGTGCCTGGAAGGTATCATCCGGGATGTTACCGCCCGTAAAGAACTGGAGCAGCTTGCCGCCCGGGCCGACCAAATGAATCTGGTGGGCGAAATGGCGGCCAGTGTTGCCCATGAAATACGCAACCCTTTAACAACGGTGCGCGGCTACCTGCAGATGATGCAGGGAAAAGCTGAATTCAGCGACTATACAGGCCGTTTCGATTTGATGATCGAAGAACTGGACAGAACCAACTCCATTGTCAGCGAATACCTTTTATTGGCCAAAGATAAGCGGGCCGAACTGAAAAACTGCTGCCTGAATACTATCATTGAAAGACTGTTCCCTTTAATGCAGGCCGATGCTGCTACTGCCAATGTGGCTATAAGTCTTGACCTGCAAAATATCCCGCAGCTTAATCTGGATGAGAATGAAATCCGCCAGCTGATACTTAATCTGGTTAGGAATGGCGTGGAAGCCATGCCCCAGGGAGGGGAGCTTACTATCAGCACAAGCCTGGGGGGAAATAAGGTTGTTCTAGCTGTGGGAGATCAAGGCAGCGGAGTTCCGGCCCATATACTGGAAAATTTGGGCACGCCCTTTTTGACTACGAAAAATACCGGCACAGGTTTGGGTTTGCCCATGTGTTACCGAATTGCCACCCGGCACAATGCTACGATTAATGTTAAAACCGGCAAGCAAGGCACTACATTTTTTGTTTACTTTGCGGCCGGCGCTGCCGCGTAA
- a CDS encoding Crp/Fnr family transcriptional regulator → MFTLRPALPRKEKRENESMNKNTSAIAPAYAKELLAKQINIGIAATEKEKQEIYRFRYQIYAEEIGFKLVAADHGNKLLADELDDWGSLLYAKLGKELIGTARVNMGRLTDFPADLVEAFFMKRFEKFYEEKNGQNHYNFGFASKGMIAPAYRSSPVHNLLIGKIYELYCNKNVQFAFVDCNFHLIPFHEHYGSRRLGKNILDPNLGPMASFVLLVDDVRHLRAVGSPLFHLAVKRKALNRQSVEWFYKEFAGTLNSTVNSQLVSGAELWNLLCGRLGHKPNQYISVLHGLSEAQARKFLHGCGVIVQCDAGDYITSRDDVSQELNILLSGKVQSLQPRNILPGQHCGEIGLVNRAKHSGSIFAATDAEILVLSFHYFRKFHKAYPAIANKVIRSLTRDIKIT, encoded by the coding sequence TTGTTTACTTTGCGGCCGGCGCTGCCGCGTAAGGAGAAAAGAGAAAACGAATCCATGAATAAGAATACTTCTGCCATAGCACCGGCTTACGCCAAAGAACTATTGGCGAAACAAATAAATATCGGTATCGCTGCAACTGAGAAAGAAAAACAGGAAATCTACCGTTTCCGTTATCAAATTTATGCCGAAGAAATAGGCTTTAAGCTTGTGGCCGCCGATCACGGCAACAAGCTTTTAGCTGATGAACTGGATGATTGGGGTTCGCTGCTGTATGCCAAATTAGGTAAGGAACTTATTGGCACTGCCAGGGTAAACATGGGGCGGCTTACAGATTTTCCCGCCGATTTGGTCGAAGCTTTTTTTATGAAAAGATTTGAAAAGTTTTATGAAGAAAAAAACGGACAAAACCATTACAATTTCGGATTTGCTTCCAAGGGTATGATTGCGCCGGCCTATCGCAGTTCACCGGTACATAATCTTTTAATAGGGAAAATTTATGAACTTTACTGTAATAAAAATGTACAATTTGCTTTTGTCGATTGTAATTTTCATTTAATTCCGTTCCATGAGCACTACGGGAGCCGCCGGTTAGGAAAGAATATCTTGGACCCGAACCTTGGCCCAATGGCCAGCTTCGTCCTGCTGGTAGACGATGTGCGGCATTTGCGGGCGGTAGGTTCGCCTTTATTTCACCTGGCTGTTAAAAGAAAAGCATTAAACCGTCAAAGTGTCGAATGGTTTTATAAAGAATTTGCCGGCACCCTAAACAGTACCGTCAACAGCCAATTGGTAAGCGGCGCGGAGTTATGGAACCTTCTCTGCGGCCGTTTAGGGCATAAGCCCAATCAATATATATCTGTACTGCATGGATTATCTGAGGCGCAAGCCAGGAAATTTCTCCACGGCTGCGGCGTTATTGTCCAGTGTGACGCCGGCGATTATATTACAAGCCGCGATGATGTAAGCCAGGAACTTAATATATTGCTTTCCGGAAAAGTACAGTCTTTACAGCCGCGCAACATTTTGCCGGGTCAGCATTGCGGTGAAATCGGCTTGGTGAACCGCGCCAAGCATAGCGGGAGTATTTTCGCCGCCACCGACGCGGAAATATTGGTATTGTCCTTTCATTATTTTAGAAAATTCCATAAAGCATACCCGGCCATTGCCAATAAAGTTATAAGGAGTTTGACGCGGGATATAAAAATTACTTAA
- a CDS encoding DUF2225 domain-containing protein, with product MVAPTYEAEKNCPVCEKNFRVTKVRSRQVMVSQDADFCAHFKDINPYYYTVWVCPHCGYAAGEARFGEMMSAAAKDQIQKFLAARQVNVNFCGERTREQAINAYKLAIFYAELIASPYSWQADLYLKLGWIYRESEQAAEEMAALTKACELYELALARERLPIGGTLSEMAVTYLIGELAHRTGQYGKASAYLNKVVGNPAVKQEPRIAALAREAWQQMRADREKVNTMAK from the coding sequence ATGGTAGCACCAACTTATGAAGCAGAAAAGAACTGCCCGGTTTGTGAAAAGAACTTCCGGGTTACCAAGGTGCGAAGCAGACAGGTCATGGTCAGTCAGGACGCTGATTTTTGCGCTCATTTTAAAGATATTAACCCTTATTATTATACTGTTTGGGTTTGCCCCCACTGTGGCTACGCCGCCGGCGAAGCCCGTTTCGGCGAGATGATGTCCGCAGCGGCGAAAGACCAAATTCAAAAATTTCTGGCGGCGAGGCAAGTTAATGTCAACTTCTGCGGCGAGCGTACGCGCGAGCAGGCGATTAACGCTTACAAGTTGGCAATTTTTTATGCCGAGTTGATCGCCAGCCCGTATAGCTGGCAAGCTGATTTGTATTTGAAACTAGGCTGGATTTACCGCGAGTCTGAACAAGCAGCGGAAGAAATGGCGGCGCTCACCAAGGCCTGTGAACTATATGAGCTGGCATTAGCCCGGGAGCGGCTGCCAATTGGCGGGACGCTGTCGGAAATGGCGGTAACTTATCTTATTGGGGAGTTGGCCCACAGGACCGGTCAATACGGCAAAGCATCAGCCTATTTAAATAAAGTGGTGGGAAATCCGGCTGTTAAGCAGGAACCCCGCATTGCCGCTCTGGCCCGGGAGGCGTGGCAGCAAATGCGGGCGGACCGGGAAAAAGTCAATACTATGGCGAAGTGA
- a CDS encoding mechanosensitive ion channel family protein yields the protein MYAGWSEMAKLWYQIKYLALPLLFILVAFAIGLAVNRMVFGRLKHIVSQSPGSLSELFIKSLHGIPVFWVTMIGIYAAINTVPLGPNLLGLMEKALLVLVLFSLTMVCARTVVGLVAINAQKAAGVFPSTSIFINVAEFVTYAIGLLIILQSIGISVTPILTALGVGGVAVALALQDTLSNLFSGLHILLSKKLRPGDYIRISSGEEGVVEDITWRDTTLRNLGNHVIVVPNSKIASAIIANYALPDKEIGLIIPAGVSYDSDLDHVETVTREVAAQVMREVDGGIPEYEPVVRFSGFGDSNINFNIIIRAREYTDQFILRHELVRRLHMRYRDEGIVISYPVRNIYLADGEKEPTDMEKEPI from the coding sequence TTGTACGCTGGATGGTCTGAGATGGCGAAGCTTTGGTACCAAATAAAGTATTTGGCATTGCCGCTGCTGTTTATCTTAGTAGCGTTTGCTATCGGACTGGCGGTTAACCGGATGGTTTTCGGCAGATTAAAACACATCGTATCCCAGTCTCCCGGGTCGCTCTCGGAGTTGTTCATCAAATCGCTGCACGGGATACCGGTATTCTGGGTCACGATGATAGGCATTTATGCCGCCATCAATACAGTGCCGCTGGGGCCCAACCTGTTAGGGTTGATGGAAAAAGCGCTGCTGGTTCTGGTACTGTTTTCCCTTACCATGGTGTGCGCCCGGACGGTGGTAGGCCTTGTCGCCATCAACGCCCAAAAGGCGGCCGGGGTCTTTCCCTCTACGTCAATTTTTATCAACGTTGCTGAATTCGTAACCTACGCAATCGGCTTGCTCATTATCCTCCAGTCCATTGGCATTTCCGTTACCCCGATCCTTACCGCTTTAGGCGTGGGCGGTGTCGCGGTGGCGCTGGCGCTGCAGGATACGTTATCCAATTTGTTTTCCGGTTTGCATATTCTATTGTCCAAGAAATTGCGGCCCGGCGATTACATCCGTATCAGTTCCGGCGAAGAAGGGGTTGTTGAGGATATTACCTGGCGGGATACTACGCTGCGAAATTTGGGCAACCACGTGATTGTCGTTCCCAATTCCAAAATCGCTTCCGCGATCATTGCCAATTATGCTTTGCCGGACAAGGAAATTGGCCTGATTATACCGGCCGGGGTAAGTTATGACAGCGACCTTGACCATGTGGAAACAGTAACCAGGGAAGTAGCCGCGCAGGTTATGCGGGAAGTGGACGGCGGAATTCCTGAGTATGAGCCTGTAGTCCGCTTTTCCGGTTTTGGTGATTCCAATATTAATTTTAACATAATTATACGGGCCAGAGAGTATACGGATCAGTTTATCCTGCGGCATGAATTGGTGCGGCGGCTGCATATGCGCTACCGGGATGAAGGGATAGTCATATCCTACCCTGTCCGCAATATTTATCTGGCTGATGGGGAAAAAGAACCAACAGATATGGAAAAAGAACCGATATAA
- the cydC gene encoding thiol reductant ABC exporter subunit CydC translates to MSIWRLLKIIASSHSIVSLVIVSTLLGCLTIWSNVGLMTVSAWLIAAAALQPAVSELSIAIVGVRFFGIARAVFRYMERWVTHDATFRMLTCIRVWLYKAVEPLAPAGLAGYRSGDLFTRMVADVETLKYFFLRVLYPPLVAILSLAGVVFFTLYIAAGLTGVIIALMIFFGLLGPAIISRWGGQAGKEAVAARAALNAALADTIQGMGDLAAFDRISGQMNKITALSERLASRQDKANQANVLAESAGFLGMNITMVVTVVLGIQLVRSGELPGVWLAALALAVQSAFEAVLPLPSVVYHLEESLAAARRLLEVADTQAAVTESREMAAVENLVPSIEVRNLAFSYQPQSKRVLNNVSFSLPPGRRLAIVGASGAGKSTLAGLVLKLWQYRQGEILLGGRSLNAIPAATVRDLVGYVGQDTYLFNASIGDNILLARPAAKPAELAAAVRAAELTDWLRTLPKNMDTMVGRNGLALSGGERQRIALARVLLKNSPILLLDEPTAALDAATAQKAMHNILQVMAGRTTMLITHHLAGLETMDEILVLDGGQVAERGTWDRLMAAKGIYYRMWSLQQNVLADGVSEAEFDRKT, encoded by the coding sequence ATGAGTATATGGCGGCTTTTGAAAATAATTGCGAGCAGCCATAGTATAGTGAGCCTCGTTATTGTTTCGACCTTGCTGGGCTGCCTGACCATCTGGTCTAATGTCGGCTTAATGACAGTGTCGGCCTGGCTGATTGCGGCGGCGGCCCTCCAGCCGGCAGTTTCCGAGTTGTCCATAGCTATAGTTGGCGTACGATTTTTCGGTATAGCCCGGGCGGTTTTCCGGTATATGGAAAGATGGGTGACCCATGACGCTACTTTCCGGATGCTCACTTGTATCCGCGTCTGGCTGTATAAGGCGGTCGAGCCGCTGGCGCCGGCAGGTCTTGCAGGCTATAGGTCGGGTGATCTGTTTACCAGAATGGTGGCCGATGTAGAGACCCTGAAATACTTCTTTCTCCGGGTCCTGTATCCGCCGCTGGTTGCCATCCTGTCCCTGGCCGGGGTTGTTTTTTTTACCCTGTATATTGCCGCCGGTCTAACCGGGGTGATTATTGCCCTGATGATTTTCTTCGGTTTGCTGGGACCGGCGATCATTAGCCGGTGGGGCGGGCAGGCAGGCAAGGAAGCGGTGGCGGCGAGGGCTGCTCTCAATGCGGCGTTGGCTGACACCATCCAGGGAATGGGCGATTTGGCCGCCTTTGACCGGATAAGTGGCCAGATGAATAAAATAACCGCTTTGAGCGAGCGCCTGGCAAGCAGGCAGGATAAAGCAAATCAGGCAAATGTATTAGCAGAGTCAGCCGGCTTTCTGGGTATGAATATTACCATGGTTGTTACCGTCGTGCTGGGTATTCAGTTGGTGCGGAGCGGCGAATTGCCCGGTGTATGGCTGGCGGCGCTGGCCCTGGCGGTGCAGAGTGCTTTTGAGGCTGTATTACCGCTGCCGTCTGTGGTTTATCACCTGGAAGAAAGTCTGGCGGCTGCCAGGCGGCTGCTGGAGGTAGCCGATACTCAGGCGGCGGTAACTGAATCACGGGAGATGGCAGCGGTTGAGAACCTGGTCCCATCTATTGAAGTGAGAAACCTTGCTTTCTCTTATCAACCGCAATCCAAGCGTGTTCTTAACAACGTTTCTTTTTCCCTGCCGCCGGGAAGACGGCTGGCGATTGTGGGGGCAAGCGGTGCGGGTAAAAGCACTCTGGCCGGGTTGGTGCTGAAATTGTGGCAGTATCGCCAGGGAGAAATATTGCTGGGCGGACGGTCTTTGAACGCAATACCGGCGGCGACGGTGCGCGACCTGGTTGGCTATGTTGGACAGGATACCTACTTATTTAACGCCAGCATTGGCGATAATATTTTGTTGGCCAGGCCGGCGGCTAAGCCTGCTGAACTGGCTGCAGCCGTTCGCGCGGCGGAATTAACGGATTGGCTGCGCACTCTCCCGAAAAATATGGATACCATGGTTGGGCGCAACGGACTGGCCCTGTCAGGGGGCGAGCGGCAGCGCATAGCTCTGGCCCGGGTGCTGCTAAAAAACAGTCCAATTCTTCTTTTGGATGAACCCACCGCCGCTCTTGACGCCGCAACAGCCCAAAAGGCGATGCATAACATACTGCAGGTAATGGCTGGGCGGACGACAATGCTGATAACCCACCATTTGGCCGGCCTTGAAACAATGGATGAGATATTGGTGCTTGACGGCGGACAGGTGGCTGAACGGGGCACATGGGACCGGCTTATGGCGGCAAAAGGCATTTACTATCGTATGTGGTCGCTGCAACAGAACGTATTGGCTGACGGGGTCAGCGAGGCTGAATTTGACAGAAAAACTTGA